A portion of the Parasedimentitalea marina genome contains these proteins:
- a CDS encoding 4'-phosphopantetheinyl transferase family protein, which translates to MNNTKATITDDRLALARPLFQSDVALAVTDPLGTMAAPFADELACLSPNAVDKRQREFAAGRAAARSAMADLGWPPQPILVGKNRAPIWPVGLTGSITHTLSCAMAVVARNSDVLALGIDVEEDTPLEDKLLPAICSDLEQDWLKRQANPGQLAKVIFSAKEAAYKCQYTVSQRFFGFDGMNLELDLAHACFQARFTADQLPFAKNDIISGRFAIGAGVIVTMAELRT; encoded by the coding sequence ATGAATAATACCAAGGCGACTATAACCGATGACCGGCTGGCCTTGGCCCGCCCATTATTTCAATCGGATGTGGCACTGGCAGTGACGGATCCACTGGGCACGATGGCTGCCCCTTTTGCGGATGAATTGGCCTGTCTGTCGCCAAACGCAGTGGACAAGCGGCAGCGCGAGTTTGCCGCTGGCCGTGCTGCGGCCCGTAGCGCGATGGCGGATCTGGGGTGGCCGCCACAGCCAATTCTGGTTGGTAAGAACCGTGCGCCCATCTGGCCCGTGGGGCTGACCGGATCAATCACCCATACCTTAAGTTGCGCCATGGCCGTTGTCGCCCGCAATAGCGATGTCCTGGCGCTTGGTATTGACGTCGAAGAAGACACGCCACTGGAAGATAAGTTGCTTCCTGCGATCTGCTCCGACCTTGAGCAGGACTGGCTAAAACGTCAGGCCAATCCGGGCCAGTTGGCCAAAGTTATTTTTTCTGCAAAAGAGGCGGCTTACAAATGCCAGTACACTGTCAGCCAGCGTTTTTTTGGCTTTGATGGCATGAATTTGGAGCTAGATCTGGCACATGCTTGCTTTCAGGCCCGCTTTACTGCTGATCAATTGCCCTTCGCCAAAAACGACATAATTAGCGGGCGGTTTGCCATTGGCGCCGGGGTGATCGTAACCATGGCCGAACTGCGCACCTAA
- a CDS encoding glucokinase, with translation MNTDVTVLVGDVGGSNTRLALAGPEIGVTALKSFDNDSFTSLEDVLTAYRAQPDLPEFQGACIAVAGPVYGDEYRLTNRAWHGDANGLAARLQLPDGARMDLINDLAALGHALPVLSPGQLSSLRAGTQLGDQSLVVGLGTGFNVSLVAGTHTAGAEMGHADLPASVYRKLQTALGRDPKGFNTNEDLFSGHGLVRFHQAMSGVAIAGGAQLMQEYQADSDSAAAHTVETWAELLGLFAYNLVPTYMPGQGLFFAGSVSRALLGSSAQMQFLEGFSQGDGLLQEQCQQIPLWVITDDAAGVSGSARVALEAVSGVNNPS, from the coding sequence ATGAACACGGATGTCACGGTACTGGTCGGCGATGTTGGCGGCAGCAATACACGGTTGGCATTGGCGGGCCCGGAAATCGGCGTTACCGCGTTGAAAAGTTTTGATAACGACAGCTTCACCAGCCTTGAGGATGTGCTGACCGCCTATCGCGCCCAGCCCGATCTGCCCGAGTTTCAGGGCGCGTGCATTGCCGTTGCCGGACCTGTTTACGGGGATGAGTATCGTTTGACCAACCGGGCATGGCACGGCGATGCAAACGGCTTGGCAGCGCGGCTGCAGTTACCGGACGGCGCGCGGATGGATCTTATCAATGATCTGGCCGCCTTAGGTCATGCATTGCCGGTCTTAAGCCCCGGTCAACTGTCGTCGCTGCGCGCGGGAACGCAATTGGGTGATCAGTCGCTGGTGGTGGGACTGGGCACTGGGTTCAACGTGTCCCTGGTTGCCGGCACACATACAGCCGGCGCAGAGATGGGGCACGCAGATCTGCCGGCCTCGGTCTACAGAAAGCTACAGACGGCATTGGGGCGCGATCCGAAGGGGTTTAACACCAACGAGGATCTGTTCTCCGGGCATGGGCTTGTGCGGTTTCATCAGGCAATGAGCGGTGTCGCGATTGCTGGCGGAGCGCAATTGATGCAAGAGTACCAAGCCGACTCAGACAGTGCAGCTGCCCATACAGTAGAAACCTGGGCAGAATTGCTGGGGTTGTTTGCGTATAATCTGGTTCCGACCTACATGCCCGGCCAAGGCCTGTTTTTTGCCGGTAGCGTGTCGCGTGCGCTGCTCGGCTCGTCCGCGCAAATGCAGTTCCTTGAGGGGTTTTCTCAGGGGGATGGTTTGCTGCAAGAGCAGTGCCAACAGATCCCGCTGTGGGTTATCACTGACGACGCCGCCGGGGTCAGCGGCTCTGCGCGGGTGGCGCTAGAGGCGGTGTCCGGCGTTAATAATCCTTCTTGA